The following proteins are encoded in a genomic region of Takifugu rubripes chromosome 9, fTakRub1.2, whole genome shotgun sequence:
- the slc1a2b gene encoding excitatory amino acid transporter 2 isoform X2, translating to MPKQVEVRMHESHLEPIEARPQSKCAKIWSKLFKNLLLTLTVLGVILGAVAGMLLRVASPIHPDIVMVIAFPGDILMRMLKMLILPLIISSLITGLAGLDAKSSGRLGTRAMIYYMSTTIIAAILGVILVLVIHPGNPKLKENLGEGEKNDDVSSLDAFFDLIRNLFPENLVQACFQQIQTVTKKVEVVVEDVNTTAMEGLVANITKEPQYIIKKSLQFKSGMNVLGLIGFFIAFGICMGKMGEKARLMIEFFNILNEIVMKLVIMIMWYSPFGIACLICGKIISIKDLEVVARQLGMYMVTVIIGLIIHGAIFLPSIYFVIVRKNPFSFFLGIFQAWITALGTASSAGTLPVTFRCLEENLGIDKRVTRFVLPVGATINMDGTALYEAVAAIFIAQMNGIALDAGQIVTVSMTATLASVGAASIPSAGLVTMLLILTAVGLPTQDISLLVAVDWLLDRFRTSVNVVGDSYGAGIVYHLSKAELEELDAQAAKSDDIEMMTKTQSYYDDMKNHHENNSNQCVVTASATTSTTAANNSVVVDECKVTSGTTGSAAECTLVEEEPWKRE from the exons GAGTGATCTTGGGAGCTGTAGCTGGGATGTTGCTCCGCGTCGCCTCTCCGATCCATCCTGATATTGTCATGGTGATTGCTTTTCCCGGAGACATCCTGATGAGGATGCTGAAGATGTTGATCCTGCCACTCATCATCTCCAGTTTAATCACAG GTCTGGCTGGTTTGGATGCCAAATCCAGCGGTCGTCTGGGCACCAGAGCTATGATCTATTACATGTCCACCACCATCATTGCTGCTATCTTGGGGGTCATCCTGGTGTTAGTCATCCACCCCGGAAACCCCAAACTGAAAGAAAACCTCGGCGAGGGCGAGAAAAATGATGATGTCTCCAGCTTGGACGCCTTCTTTGACTTGATAAGAAACCTGTTCCCGGAGAACCTGGTGCAGGCTTGTTTCCagcag ATCCAGACAGTCACAAAGAAGGTAGAGGTGGTCGTTGAGGATGTCAACACCACTGCGATGGAGGGCCTGGTGGCTAACATTACCAAGGAGCCTCAATACATCATTAAAAAGTCCCTGCAGTTTAAAAGTGGCATGAATGTTCTGG GTCTGATTGGGTTCTTTATTGCATTTGGCATCTGCATGGGGAAGATGGGTGAAAAGGCCAGGCTCATGATTGAGTTCTTCAACATCCTCAATGAGATTGTGATGAAACTAGTCATCATGATCATGTG GTACTCTCCATTTGGTATCGCCTGTCTCATCTGTGGTAAGATCATCTCCATTAAGGACCTGGAGGTGGTAGCCAGGCAGCTGGGCATGTATATGGTGACCGTGATCATCGGGCTCATCATCCATGGAGCCATCTTCCTGCCCAGCATCTACTTCGTTATTGTCAGGAAAAaccccttctccttcttcctcgGCATCTTCCAGGCCTGGATCACCGCCCTGGGCACGGCCTCCAG CGCCGGTACCCTTCCCGTCACTTTCCGTTGCCTGGAGGAGAACCTGGGTATCGACAAGAGGGTCACCCGTTTCGTGCTCCCGGTCGGTGCCACCATCAACATGGACGGAACAGCTCTGTACGAGGCCGTCGCCGCCATCTTCATCGCCCAGATGAACGGCATCGCACTTGATGCTGGTCAGATTGTAACCGTCAG TATGACCGCCACCCTGGCCAGTGTCGGAGCAGCCAGTATCCCCAGTGCTGGCCTGGTGACGATGCTCTTGATCCTGACTGCTGTGGGGCTTCCAACCCAAGACATCAGCCTGCTGGTCGCTGTTGACTGGCTGCT GGATCGATTCAGGACTTCTGTCAACGTGGTGGGTGACTCCTACGGTGCGGGCATCGTGTACCACTTGTCCaaggcggagctggaggagctggatgcGCAAGCAGCCAAATCGGACGACATCGAAATGATGACGAAGACCCAGTCTTACTATGACGACATGAAGAACCACCACGAGAACAATTCCAACCAGTGCGTCGTAACCGCCTCCGCCACAACCTCCACCACTGCTGCTAACAATTCTGTCGTAGTAGATGAATGCAAG GTAACCTCAGGCACCACCGGCTCTGCCGCAGAGTGCACGCTTGTTGAGGAGGAGCCGTGGAAACGCGAATAA